In a genomic window of Urocitellus parryii isolate mUroPar1 chromosome 2, mUroPar1.hap1, whole genome shotgun sequence:
- the LOC113176313 gene encoding keratin-associated protein 19-3: MSYYGSYYGGLGYGFGGFGGLGYGYGCGCGSFRRLGYGCGYGGYGYGSGFGGYGYGLGRPSYYGGYGFSRFY, encoded by the coding sequence ATGAGCTACTACGGCAGCTACTATGGAGGCCTGGGCTATGGCTTTGGAGGCTTCGGTGGCCTGGGCTATGGCTATGGCTGTGGCTGCGGCAGCTTCCGCAGACTGGGCTATGGCTGTGGCTATGGAGGCTATGGATATGGCTCTGGCTTTGGAGGCTATGGGTATGGATTGGGCCGCCCATCATACTATGGAGGATATGGATTTTCTCGCTTCTACTAA